One window of the Cryptomeria japonica chromosome 7, Sugi_1.0, whole genome shotgun sequence genome contains the following:
- the LOC131078767 gene encoding bifunctional cis-abienol synthase, chloroplastic-like — protein MLVISPLFIQNGPHFVFSPHFGLRLALNPEDGFKQKSSPFGNYSRTKSPALTIAHRERQINPNYRKPDYIHSVPISNEAPLDEIDKRIEALVAEFKMLFNSMEDGEISPSAYDTVWVARVPAINVSGAPQFPQMVDWIPQNQLLDGSWGEKSRFLSCGRLLNTLACVVTLTIWSVGNDQVNKGLYFLRTNTEVMIREALGHHQSKGFEMVFPALMNEAKLLGLDLAYELSIIKHIIGKRNSELRK, from the exons ATGCTTGTTATCTCCCCTTTGTTTATTCAAAATGGCCCGCATTTTGTTTTCTCCCCTCATTTCGGTTTGAGGCTAGCACTAAATCCCGAGGATGGATTCAAACAAAAGTCCTCGCCTTTTGGAAATTACTCGCGCACAAAGAGTCCcg CTTTAACGATAGCTCACAGGGAGCGTCAAATCAATCCTAATTACAGGAAGCCAGATTATATTCATTCTGTTCCAATATCTAACGAG GCTCCTTTGGATGAGATAGATAAGAGAATAGAGGCATTGGTTGCAGAGTTCAAAATGCTCTTTAATTCGATGGAAGATGGGGAAATAAGTCCCTCTGCATATGATACTGTGTGGGTAGCGAGAGTTCCTGCCATTAATGTCTCCGGTGCACCCCAGTTTCCCCAAATGGTGGACTGGATTCCTCAGAATCAGTTACTGGACGGTTCCTGGGGAGAGAAGAGTCGTTTTTTGTCGTGTGGTAGACTACTCAACACTCTTGCCTGCGTAGTTACTCTAACTATCTGGAGCGTTGGTAACGATCAAGTGAACAAAG gtctttatttcttaaggacaaATACAGAAGTTATGATTAGAGAAGCACTTGGTCATCATCAATCCAAGGGATTCGAAATGGTCTTTCCTGCACTAATGAATGAAGCCAAACTTTTGGGTTTGGATCTTGCTTATGAGCTGtctatcataaagcatataatcgGAAAGCGGAACTCCGAATTGAGAAA ATAA